The genomic region CCTGTTGCGTCGTAATCCGCAGAAAAGGGAACGTCATAAATTAGTCGTAGTATTTCAGGTGTGGGGACACGACTACCTGTGTATCGGCTCTCGGGGCGGTTCGGAGCGGTTTAAAGTGGCGCGACGCGACCTGGTGGAAGGAACGATGAATGGGGCGAGTTGTCCCAGGATTTACTACCAACgatttctctctgtttttcaGGCAGCTGCACATTGCGATCGTGCAGGGCTTTCTGGAGGCTGCGTTCAGCCTTATAAGAATGGCACCGCACTGCTGTCTATTGGACATACTGAACGACGACGGTCAGTCCCCGTTGCACCTGGCCGTGTTGACGAGGCAGCCGAGGGTAGTGCGACGTCTAATCTTGGCTGGTGCTAATCCCGCGCTGAGAAACTTTCGCGGAAACACGGCCCTACACCTGGCCTGCGCGACCGGCGATTTGGCCTCGGCCATGGCCCTCACAGATTCTTTGACGCCCTTAGAGAGGAACTACCTTCTACCCGGTGGAAGAGTGCCGGCGTTACCGCAGAATCTTGAGCAACGGAACTATGACGGTGAGTCGCGTTCTTTTTCCTCAACTTCTTCGACCTATGGCCTCGATCCTAATGCATCTAATGTCGTAATTAGAGCCATCGAAGTTGTTGCAATTACTCATTCCCGTATCAGACGTTTGTCTTATAAAAGAACGTTTGTCGCATTTAGAACTCGAGCTCGGTAGCTTACGAGCCGTGAAAATCGTCCATTGCTCCGGAACGCAACGTTGATAAAGAAAGTCGGTACTTCGAGTTATCATGTCGCAGCAGTATATTGCAGTATATTGTAATGTCGATCGGTCAACGGATCGACGAAAAAGATGACGCAACGTCCATCCTTGCGTAACGATCCCAGGAACATAAATCTTCTTGAAAGCGCACgaatttttctctcctttGTCCGACGATTCCGCGTCATTGTTAATAACGGGCGTGTACAGCGTACCAAAGGACAATTCCAGTTTCTAGGAAACTAACAAtagccgtaccattttctccCGTGTGTCCTCGTTTCCATTGTCGCTCGCAAATCGTATTCGTCGCGGCTATACGGAGGAATTGAAAAAAGCGTGACACTCCGTGGTGGCTgtcgcgaaagaaattatgGAAGACCTCCTCGACTTTTGACCTCGTGTATATCGAAGAGAACGAGATATCGTTCGATTCGGTCGCGAGTCTCTGGTTAACGAGGAAGTCAAGCGACCGTGACAGAGAATCCTCGGAAAATCCTAACAGCTTTTACCGCATGAAGCAACAGTCGGTTCGACGCTGGCCGCGCGTTCGAGGAGGCATAACAATCCTGTGACCACGATTACGCGCGGGTTTCCCGTGATTTCATCGTGGATCGAGACCGTGATCCACGACACAGTCGCGCGCACGCTCGGAAATCCCATTAAAACAGATCGCAAACAGCTGTAGGACGATTCGCCGTAATCGGCTGTAGCTGTTGCTCGGTTCCATTGTCTCTCCGATAAACTATCGAGCTGTTCCTGGATAGGAATTCGTTACCGATTGCGAAGTAATTTAGGTCATCTCGTTGGATCTCCCCGGAAAGTGGTCAATTCTTCCTCCGTATTGGAATCGCTATATATTGTTGTGGTTGGCAATAGCGAACGATTTTTCGATCCGCCGAAAATAGTTTACCAATACAAACGTATGCGTCACCTACTATAGCAACAGCAATAGTAATATAGCAGCGGCCGATTTTTCTATCCTATTGCATCCTCGCCGAGGAATCCAATTTTTCCTCGTCCCCTGCGATTGCAACGTTTAGAGGAAGCTCGGAGCATCGATTCGAGGAACCGTTTACTCAGAAGACTTTCCCGTCTTTTTCGGCTCGCGATTGTTCGATCCCCTTTTGTTTCGCCTCGGCTCCTTCGACCGCCTTCAGCCGAGCTTTTGATCACAGACGCGAAAAGAAAGAAGCTCGAAACGACCACCGTTCGTTATCCAAGTTCCGGAATTCCCGTATAACGTCATTCTCCGACGCAGTCCATCCCGGAGCGAATGCACGACCAGGAGGCTGCTGGCGTAACGTCTGTTTTTGGACCATGACGAAACATTAGGCACTCTGCGGTTCGTTCAACTAATTTTTTTAGACTGACAGCCTAACTTACGGTCGGCATTAGCTTGAACAATCGACGCCCAGTATGTACTTCTGCTCTACGGTTGTAGTTCACCGCGGTGAGAAGTCGATCGAAACTTATCGCGCGGAGTAGCGTGTTCACAAAGTTCGCGTAACTCGTACGTAGATACCCGTGACGTACCGAGCCTAATCGATCGGTCACAGGTGAGCGTAAACGTCGTCGTTTCACCTCGTCGGTGAATGGGGGGTAGAGAGATCGATGCGTCTCTCGGGGGAGGCGTTCTAATTCAGGGCCGCGGTTTTCCCAGATTCCGGGGCGGATTTCACGATCGATTCGCAAGGGTGTGTACTTGAAATGTCGAACGCTGGTCGAAGGGTAAAACCGGTTCTTCTGTGCGTCTAGggcgcgcggagagagagagagagagagagagggttccTAGGAATTCGGGCGGGTCGTCTGTGCATTCGTGCGTGCCCGCCGTGCGTGCGGGCCATGTTACATCACCCGTGTGAGACGGCAGGCAGATGtttgtgatatttaaaaatatctacggTACTATTTGCGTGTGTCACGGTATTCTCGGCTCTCGATTCAACTCGGGAAACCCCACAGCGGCGTGGGACTCGGTGGGTTCGACCCGCTTTCACCCCCACGAGCCGCCGCTACCAGCAGCCCGCGACACCGCCGCGGCGTCCGACCTTCTTCTTTCCTGCTTTCGAATTCCGAATTTCATTACACGCGATGTCGTTCAACGCCCGTCAAATTTCAATTGCAGATTCGCGATATAAAGCGGCGGGAAATTCCGCGCGAAATGTTAATCGGGGAAGTCGGGACTCTGGTATCTGGCGCGTGTAAACGACGAGCTTCGACGGATCGGCACGGTAAACGGCGCGTAAATGTTTCAGGTTGGCGTGATCGATCGTCGTTGAAACGATCGGCAATTAAAAGCCCGACGATGGCACGCGCGAGCGTGTTCGCCGGCGACGATGGTGGTAACGAAGGTTTAATTTTAGGCAGGTCGCTTTGATCGGTACGAACCGAGTTTGGACCGTGGGACGACAGCCAAACCTCCGAAGACAATGATTCACCGCGGCTTCCTAGTTCTATCTATATCGTCGCGAAGCATGTGACTCGGTCGCATCATTCTAAAGTACGCGACGATCCCCCCTGGTTAGGCTCGGGTCGATTAACAAATAGAAATCGCGTCTAAATGCGCCTCGAGCGCGCCACAATGCGACCGCCGGCCTGCTAATTCCGACGGGGCGCCCCGTTGGCAACCGGTCGAGAATGCTCCGAGCTTGATCTCGTCGTGGATCTTCTTCTCTAGAGCGATCTAGAAATGAACGTCGAATCGAGGATCTCGAGTCTGGAGTGCTCCAGAGAGAAACCGTGTATCCACGCGAGAAACATTGCACCGTTAGAACCTGACCTCGGGGCATCTGTGGTCCAGGGAGAAATAATGGTTTTTCTGTCATCATAAAACATTATAACTAGTTTGTTTGGATCACACCTCCGCGTAGAAGACTctgcagcaatttttatatgaccGTTCACGTGTTCTGATTGCAGGCGAGATGTGTCTGCACATAGCAGCCGCCTCGGGTCATGTTGAGCTGGTACGGCTTCTGCTTCGTTTCGGAGCGGATCTGGAAGCCAAGGAAGCGTTGGCAGGGAAGACAGCGCTTCACCTTGCCGTGGAACGCGGCTGTCGACCAGTGGTCGCGTTTCTGCTGAAAGAGTGCAGGCCCTGCTTGGACTCTCAGACGTACGCTGGCATCACAGCCTATCAGATCGCCTTGTGCCTGGACTCGCAGATCGCCAGCGAGCTGGTGAGAGAGGGCGCGACGCCGGAACCACTGCCAGAGTCGGATTCGGACAGcagcgacgacgaggacgcAATCGTCACTGCTAATTACATGCCAGCGATCGCTAGACTCAGGCAGAACGTGGTCGGAGTCAAGGTGTAGGATTCGATCGATTGccaacgaaatttatttccaatccTGTTGCCGGTCGATCGCGACTGGTCCAGGATCGTCCCGAGACCGGAGGATTTAGGGTATCCGGGGGGGATCAGAGTACAAGTATTATAGGCGGGCGGTGCCGATGCGACGATAATTCGGGGAATGATGGATGGTCGGCGACCGCTGTAAACCGGGAATTTTTCTCGTGACAATGTGAACAGGTGTCTCTGTGAGGAACGAGCATTTCGAGGGACGAATACGAAAGGGAGAACAATGCGGAAAGGAATCGGTTAGAAATTTGCGCTTAAGGAGACCCAAGGATCTCGATTGTGTAAATATGAGGATCGATGTTTGGGTTgcaagagtgagagagagaatgggagAGAGTAAATGGCGTCGAAGCGAAATAgctatatagtatatgtatattgtattcgAACGTTTGTGTTTAAGCTGtacatacgtatacatatttatgcTAGGAAGAGACCGAGGTAACACTTAACGGGTAGAGATATTTATCGGGGGGAAGACTGTCGTGTATGTCTTGCTCTCTTGACCATGCCCTGTTGTACATAGTCCTTTCTTCTGTTAGTCGAAacttctaaaaaaaaattgtggaaCGTGCTCTCTCTTGGTGTCAACGAACATTGCAAATAATATCCGAACGTCGTTACCTAACGTGTCCACGatgatttctttcatttaataataaaagtccttcgaagaaaattgaactGTTACGAAATATCTCTATATTGTTGCAAACGCGTGACGAATGGGGTTAGCAGGGGCAACGGAATCATTTATAGCGTATGAAAATGTGTGAAATACGACGAGAGAATACGAGATTCGCGTATATCTAACACACACTGTTCTTAATTTCATATCTGATCACTAATTAATCACGTCGCCGAGTATCATTATCTCTATTCTCTCCGTATTTCGGTACCGAGTTATCGCTCGCCGGTATTCCCCATAAAATTAAGCTTAATCTActagaaagaaattattaattcagacGAAAGAGTCCCTCCGAAATTTCGAGTAAGCTAAAAATGAGGACTGTGCAATCCCGGCTGAGTAATTTTGGGATTGTCCAATGACGCCGCGtctttttgaataataatctGTAATGGCGTGAACAGAATTCTCTGACGTGATTCATGTGTAAAAGTGTCTATGTAGTTGATCCTGTCATCCGGTTAAGAGTAAATCGCAGATATCGGGAGTTATGAGGAAAAGTCTCGCGCGAGAGGCTTAAGGGGGGAAAATCGTCTAATTTAGCCGCAGACCGGCATAAAAATGTAGAGCAAGGACCGTGGTTGGTTATTTCGAGTTCATCGCCGGTGTGTAACGGTCTAAGCATTCCAAGAAGCTCGCGGTCTTATTCCTTTTTGGGGGAGTTTGGTCTGCGGCGCGCACAGGTTCCGGGATATATTTGGATCCTCGAGAAGATGGGATGTACAGCGACGTCCAAAACTTATCTGTCGACAATCCAAGCACACCTCGTCCATCTTTCTACCCCTGACCAATACGATACTTTTCccctaataattaattaatatacttaGCAGAGCTGgaactttttataatttcaaggCAGTCATATGTATGCTagattctttttctcttttttttcttcactcTGATGTTCTTATTGCTCGTATAGTGGCATATGTTTATGGTTTGTAGGATGTGAAAAGGAGTCCACGGATTAAAATTCATCAATAAAAGATGGGGAAGGTAGATTATAGTCGAGTACTTTGCTCCCAAACGAGACAACATAGGTGATGCTGTtcttaacaaattcttttagatGCAATGTGCATTATGAAAACTCTCATCAAGATGCACcggaaagaaataatatagtattgtgGTTTACGCGTAGACGGCAAATATGCCcctcgagagagaaaaaaccAGATTTCAATGATAATACCACGGTTATCGAACTGCCTCGTGGATGGAGAAAAATATGCATCGACGAGGACTGTGGGGAATTCCCAGTCACTCCAGTTTGTCGATGGAAATACCAAGTTCCGTGGTGATGGCGACGAAAGCGTTGCCAGATCGAGCAACCTTGGCCAGCGAGCTGCGACGTTTCTCAGCCGCCAAAAAGTCATTCATACTCGCGGTACGCCCACGCACACGAGCTATTATcgactttatttttttctcgtcgCTCGCCCTCCCTAGCGGGTTCCACCTTTGCGACCCGTAAAACCGcgtatttttagtttatatgCTTGTAAAACACGGCATTCCGAAGCGTATTTTCGTCTATGGAAAAATTTAACGGGGGGCTGGCTTGTACAACGCGTCAGTAtcttcgatcatttttaaaatccgGCATAAAACTTTTCCGGGTGATTATCTAACTTTTTACGTGTCACACGAGGCTCTCTTTTAACAAATTCCATAactgtcaatttttattaattgatagTTCAAAGCTATAAGCGTAActtaatttaactaaaaaaatCAAGAATTATCGAATGATATTGCTTGGTGAAACAACGTCAACGAGATAATTTATCGTTCTGTtcatgaatttaaaattctgtgTCTGTTGAATGAAACGCTTGGTTTACCATTAGAGCAGAGCCGCGGTGATAACGtaggaattatataaaacatatgcGACCTgcaattatgcaaatatatatgGTCTATGTGAGGAAAGAAGTCGCGTAGAATGTACAGTGTCCGTCAAAAGtttatgaacatttttcaatttctaactAACAGTAACAGTTACTTGTACACTCCATGCTACTACACTTTATTAGGAAACATACTGTGCCaatcattaattatacttttaagcAAAGTACAATTTCAgcttttagaattaattaaaaatttaaaatcaataacCGGGAATTACAGTTTCATTAGGACTAATTCTTTTTTAGCACGCATATCGATTgatcaaattcaaaatttgatttatataatgcACATCTTTACTTTTGAGAAATAGTGTACATACATTCGTACACGTTTAATTATGTATGTAATCTTAACTCAAGTATTTTGATACAAAGTCCGATAGATGGCGTTTCGGACCGATCGATCCATTTTCTCGGACATTCTGCGTAGGACGTAATTACAAAAcgtcaaatataaattacgattattacgCGCAGTTCAGGGATAAGATGCGATAATGCGAAACAAATGTTTTCAAGATTGGAACACTATTGCGATCGTCtcaattgattttaaatgtttaccATTCTGTAGATAAAGTAGGGTGCATTTGTTCGAAAGTGCTAGAAAAACATCGAACATAATCAGGGGGGAACACGCGTACAGTCGCGAATAACTAGTTACGGTTGGATCAAGGAGCGGCGCTAGTTGTCCATTTCTGGAGCTTTCTGAAAATCTGCGCCGGTTCGAGGTTGAACCTGAATATTCACACGAGTCATTGCCGTTACCAGTAGAAAACCATAAGTCTcggaaattaaaacgaaaacgTTACGATTTCACGGTGGAGCGTTATGGCTGAGGTAAACATTTCGACAAATTAATTGGTTGCAAATTCTATACGTTGAATTTACGAAAACGTTGTTTGTTCCGAAAATCCGTTGATGGCACACACGTTTGTCTTGAAAGAATTGTTGTGCTATCCTCGCTTCTTGCAGAACGATCATTCCTGAATGTTCGATCACTGCCGAGTCACcgggttttaattaaaatttaccgCAAGTTAGAAATTACTCC from Augochlora pura isolate Apur16 chromosome 5, APUR_v2.2.1, whole genome shotgun sequence harbors:
- the Cact gene encoding NF-kappa-B inhibitor cactus; the encoded protein is MWHPSCDTPMQRNVAECSEDKREEKGETDSGFLSSGNLLVSSEISEQETADAAATAPVAPEPMRVDSGVDFRLSESLSQLSLKQVTLNPLASETVQAEPTFELTPVTSEKLEQQEIEALRINDSQREIEKPIELDWQLYYTQDDDGDTQLHIAIVQGFLEAAFSLIRMAPHCCLLDILNDDGQSPLHLAVLTRQPRVVRRLILAGANPALRNFRGNTALHLACATGDLASAMALTDSLTPLERNYLLPGGRVPALPQNLEQRNYDGEMCLHIAAASGHVELVRLLLRFGADLEAKEALAGKTALHLAVERGCRPVVAFLLKECRPCLDSQTYAGITAYQIALCLDSQIASELVREGATPEPLPESDSDSSDDEDAIVTANYMPAIARLRQNVVGVKV